Proteins found in one Collinsella aerofaciens genomic segment:
- the yqeK gene encoding bis(5'-nucleosyl)-tetraphosphatase (symmetrical) YqeK — MKDKRKRYVHSLGVAETALHLAEVYGVDRFDAAAAGLIHDWDKVLSDDELVTRALHYGIKIAGSPSAATPLLHGPVAAYELPQLFPGLSPAVFQAVDRHTVGACDMTPLDMVVFVADAIEPNRHGDYAHALRKMVGRSSLDELFFSCFAQGLVYVIQTGRYLYPTAITIYNHYAQLR, encoded by the coding sequence ATGAAGGATAAGCGTAAGCGCTACGTGCATTCGCTCGGGGTTGCCGAGACTGCGTTGCACCTAGCCGAGGTGTACGGTGTCGACCGCTTTGATGCCGCTGCCGCCGGCCTGATCCATGACTGGGATAAGGTGCTCTCCGACGACGAGCTAGTCACGCGCGCTCTGCATTATGGCATTAAGATTGCCGGCTCTCCGTCTGCCGCGACGCCGCTTTTGCATGGCCCGGTTGCCGCCTATGAGCTTCCCCAGCTTTTTCCCGGGCTGTCGCCGGCAGTCTTTCAGGCTGTCGACCGTCACACCGTGGGCGCTTGCGACATGACGCCGCTCGATATGGTGGTCTTTGTGGCCGATGCCATCGAACCCAACCGCCACGGCGATTATGCCCATGCGCTGCGCAAGATGGTGGGGAGGTCCTCGCTCGACGAGTTGTTCTTCTCCTGTTTTGCGCAGGGTCTGGTCTATGTGATCCAGACCGGGCGTTATCTTTATCCCACGGCTATTACGATTTACAACCATTACGCCCAGCTGCGCTAG
- the rsfS gene encoding ribosome silencing factor, with protein MADETMTDEQILEHVEHKSFAATSDRTAASLSASGVAAEDVARAAAQAAYDKKGEDVQVLDLTELSDVCDYFVLATGTNNRQVDSIVDEIEEKVAEACGEHPFSIEGREQKTWMLMDYGSVVVHVFTPEARDFYRLEKLWGDAPQLPLNLL; from the coding sequence ATGGCCGACGAGACCATGACCGACGAGCAGATTCTTGAACATGTGGAGCACAAGAGCTTCGCCGCCACGTCCGACCGCACTGCCGCCTCGCTGTCCGCGAGCGGTGTCGCCGCCGAGGATGTCGCCCGCGCCGCCGCGCAGGCCGCCTACGACAAGAAGGGCGAGGACGTTCAGGTGCTCGACCTGACCGAGCTTTCCGACGTATGCGACTACTTTGTGCTTGCCACCGGTACCAATAACCGCCAGGTCGATTCGATCGTCGACGAGATCGAGGAGAAGGTCGCCGAGGCTTGCGGCGAGCACCCGTTCTCCATCGAGGGTCGCGAGCAGAAGACCTGGATGCTCATGGACTACGGTTCGGTTGTCGTCCACGTCTTCACTCCCGAAGCCCGCGACTTCTACCGCCTCGAGAAACTCTGGGGAGACGCCCCCCAGCTCCCCCTCAACCTCCTCTAG
- the dinB gene encoding DNA polymerase IV: MGVTPPPWTGPAVGLMDLDAFFASVEMLDHPEWRGKPLIVGGDADSRGVVSTCSYEARRFGVHSAMPSAEARRLCPQAIWTHGHFDRYREVSAHVMAILADETPRVERVSIDEAFIDITPGRFAPEDPLLVARRISGRVAELGVTCSIGVGCNKTVAKIASERDKPFGLTIVRPGTEQRFLAALPVSAMSGIGRSAEERLRRMRIYTLGELSRAPESTLASIFGVNGERMRQRAQGLEISEVTSLDEEREVKSVSNERTFAKDLTERGDIEAAIALLGESVGRRLRRQGLTGATVTLKLKYSYGSGRTAQRRLPHPTDDENIFVAVALELLDNIWQDGMHVRLAGIGMSDFDHQGGIQTDLFCEIDDRGAQSSDRRDLSVAIDAVRDKFGDTALSFGRQSRFND, encoded by the coding sequence ATGGGCGTCACGCCGCCTCCCTGGACGGGTCCGGCGGTGGGTCTGATGGACCTTGATGCGTTTTTTGCGAGCGTGGAGATGCTCGATCATCCCGAATGGCGCGGAAAGCCGCTCATCGTGGGCGGAGACGCCGATTCGCGTGGCGTCGTGTCCACGTGTTCGTATGAGGCACGTCGCTTTGGCGTGCACTCCGCCATGCCCTCAGCCGAGGCGCGGCGCTTGTGCCCGCAAGCCATTTGGACGCACGGGCACTTTGATCGCTACCGCGAGGTGAGCGCGCACGTTATGGCAATTCTCGCCGACGAGACCCCGCGCGTTGAGCGCGTATCCATCGACGAAGCCTTCATCGATATCACACCGGGTCGCTTTGCGCCCGAAGACCCGCTGCTGGTTGCGCGGCGTATAAGCGGTCGCGTGGCAGAGCTGGGAGTGACGTGCTCCATTGGCGTGGGCTGCAACAAGACGGTCGCAAAAATCGCAAGCGAGCGGGATAAGCCGTTTGGGCTGACCATCGTGCGCCCCGGAACCGAGCAGCGCTTTTTGGCCGCGCTGCCGGTATCTGCCATGAGCGGCATCGGGCGCTCGGCCGAGGAGCGACTGCGCCGCATGCGCATCTACACCCTCGGCGAGCTATCACGTGCACCGGAATCCACCTTGGCCTCTATTTTTGGCGTCAACGGCGAACGCATGCGCCAGCGTGCGCAAGGACTCGAAATCTCCGAAGTCACGAGTCTCGATGAAGAGCGTGAGGTCAAGTCGGTCAGTAATGAACGCACCTTTGCGAAAGATTTGACTGAGCGTGGGGATATTGAGGCGGCGATTGCGCTGTTGGGAGAGTCAGTGGGACGCCGCCTGCGCCGTCAGGGGCTGACGGGTGCCACGGTAACGCTCAAGCTTAAGTATTCGTATGGCAGCGGGCGTACGGCACAGCGCCGGCTGCCTCATCCGACCGACGATGAGAACATCTTCGTGGCGGTTGCACTCGAACTGCTCGACAACATCTGGCAGGATGGCATGCATGTTCGCTTAGCGGGCATCGGCATGAGCGACTTCGACCACCAAGGCGGCATCCAGACTGACCTGTTCTGCGAGATCGATGACCGCGGAGCCCAATCCAGCGACCGCCGCGACCTCTCCGTCGCCATCGACGCCGTCCGAGACAAATTCGGCGACACCGCCCTTTCCTTCGGCCGCCAATCCCGCTTCAACGATTAA
- the nadD gene encoding nicotinate-nucleotide adenylyltransferase, with protein MSLRGGIGLPELPIKDGREFRLGIMGGTFDPIHYGHLVTAEQARESLDLDAVLFMPAGSPAFKLDKPVTPAEDRYAMTVLATAANPAFLASRFEIDRAGVTYTADTLRALREFYPTQVKLYFITGADAIIDIVTWHNADEIAELATFIAATRPGFDIDTARARIKESGLPFDVRYIQIPALAISSTNIRKRVARGMSVRYLTSESVLGYIRKRGLYADLGQDDFD; from the coding sequence ATGTCGCTGCGCGGTGGAATCGGATTGCCTGAACTGCCCATCAAGGATGGGCGGGAGTTTAGGCTCGGCATTATGGGCGGCACCTTTGACCCGATTCATTACGGGCACTTGGTTACTGCCGAGCAGGCTCGCGAGTCACTCGACTTGGACGCTGTGCTTTTTATGCCGGCCGGCTCTCCTGCCTTTAAGCTCGACAAACCGGTGACGCCTGCTGAGGACCGTTATGCCATGACGGTCCTCGCGACCGCCGCGAACCCGGCCTTTTTGGCAAGCCGCTTCGAGATCGATCGTGCCGGTGTCACCTACACAGCCGATACGCTGCGTGCCCTTCGCGAGTTTTACCCAACACAGGTGAAGCTTTACTTTATTACGGGTGCCGATGCGATTATCGATATTGTGACCTGGCACAATGCAGATGAGATTGCCGAACTGGCAACCTTTATTGCTGCGACGCGTCCCGGCTTTGACATCGATACGGCCCGGGCGCGGATTAAGGAATCGGGACTGCCATTCGACGTTCGCTATATTCAGATTCCGGCGCTGGCGATTAGCTCGACGAACATTCGTAAGCGAGTTGCTCGCGGCATGAGCGTGCGCTATCTTACGAGCGAGTCCGTGCTCGGCTATATCCGTAAGCGCGGTCTGTATGCCGATCTTGGGCAAGACGATTTTGATTGA